From the genome of Pukyongia salina, one region includes:
- the secDF gene encoding protein translocase subunit SecDF codes for MQNKGLVTAFAIIFGLVSLYQLSFTFIANKVEGDAEVYAKNMFDGSEPEERIEAETKYIDSVANDPVFLGFSYNDAKEKVLNKGLDLKGGINVILQVSVEDILRGLANNSKDPAFNQALENAKELQKNSQDTYLESFFKAFEAIPGDNKLASTSIFFNKNLEDDIDRDDTNEEVQAVLTRKVDEAMVSAFEVLRKRIDKFGVTQPNLQRLGNSGRILVELPGAKDIERTKALITQTAQLEFWEVYQVDQLQNFLISADAKLKEVLAPEVEEEAQDSTATDTDTDGIEDLIGGEEVDEQADPAKANPLLSKFISFGRSGTPEIASVRTTDTEIVLEYLQNPQVVQLLPNDLRFVKFVWGIEKTLTTTDGETVAYQDLYALKRDRTLEPPLSGGVVTDAAQSYDQAGRVSVDMQMNGKGAKIWEDMTGAAFSNGTQIAIVLDDIVYSAPGVSSGPIAGGRSSITGDFSINEGQDLANVLRAGKLPASADIIQAEYVGPTLGQEAIDSGVLSFLLALGFVLLWMIFYYGKAGIFADIALVVNILFIFGVLAGIGAVLTLPGIAGIVLTIGISVDANVLIFERIREELAKGKAQKDAIKDGFNNALSSILDANITTGLTGLILLVFGTGPIQGFATTLLIGILTSLFTAIFITRLFIDSYTKNGKPLPCSTSFTKNLFRNVNISFLQKRKIAYVISGLLILTSLGSLFTVGLNQGVDFVGGRTYTVRFDKDVNATEIENDMVATFGSAEAKTYGGDNQLKITTKYKVDDTGEEVDTEIERMLFEGLQPNLPAGMTYDQFISDDEGKEVGRMQYYKVSPTIADDIKKSSFWAVLGSLAVVFLYILLRFRRWQFSLGAVAAVFHDVLIVLGIFSLTYKIMPFNMEIDQSFIAAILTVIGYSLNDTVVVFDRIREFFNEHGSWKMNKIINSALNSTLSRTLNTSMTTLIVLLTIFLLGAESIRGLIFALIVGVVVGTYSSLFIATPVFFDTVKKRGIDLSDKKDEEEENEKK; via the coding sequence ATGCAAAATAAAGGACTAGTTACCGCATTTGCTATAATCTTTGGACTGGTAAGTTTATACCAGCTTTCTTTTACATTTATAGCGAATAAAGTCGAGGGTGACGCAGAGGTTTATGCAAAGAATATGTTTGACGGGAGTGAACCGGAAGAACGTATTGAGGCCGAGACAAAATATATAGATTCTGTTGCCAACGACCCGGTTTTTCTTGGGTTTAGCTATAATGATGCCAAAGAAAAAGTACTTAATAAAGGACTAGACCTTAAAGGTGGTATCAATGTGATCCTTCAGGTTTCTGTAGAAGATATCCTGCGAGGATTGGCGAACAATTCGAAGGATCCCGCATTCAATCAGGCGTTAGAGAACGCTAAAGAACTTCAGAAGAATAGTCAGGACACATATCTCGAATCCTTTTTCAAGGCATTCGAGGCGATCCCGGGAGATAACAAACTTGCCTCCACCAGTATCTTTTTCAATAAAAACCTTGAAGACGATATAGATCGGGACGATACAAACGAAGAAGTACAAGCCGTGCTTACGCGTAAGGTGGATGAAGCCATGGTTTCTGCCTTCGAAGTATTGAGAAAACGTATCGATAAATTTGGTGTGACCCAACCAAATTTACAGCGATTAGGTAACTCCGGACGTATCCTGGTAGAATTACCTGGTGCCAAGGATATCGAAAGAACCAAAGCCCTTATCACGCAAACAGCGCAGTTGGAATTTTGGGAAGTATATCAGGTAGATCAGCTTCAAAACTTTCTAATTAGTGCAGACGCTAAACTAAAAGAAGTTCTGGCTCCTGAAGTAGAAGAAGAGGCTCAGGACTCTACAGCTACAGACACAGATACCGATGGGATCGAGGATCTTATTGGAGGTGAAGAGGTTGATGAGCAGGCCGATCCGGCTAAAGCCAATCCTTTACTGTCTAAATTTATTTCCTTCGGAAGAAGCGGTACTCCGGAAATCGCGAGTGTTCGTACCACAGATACCGAAATTGTACTGGAGTATCTGCAGAATCCTCAGGTTGTGCAGTTGTTACCCAACGATCTGCGATTTGTGAAATTTGTATGGGGTATTGAAAAGACCTTAACAACTACAGATGGTGAGACTGTTGCCTACCAGGATCTTTACGCGCTAAAACGTGATCGTACACTTGAGCCACCATTGAGTGGAGGAGTAGTAACAGATGCCGCGCAGTCTTACGATCAGGCGGGCCGTGTTTCTGTAGATATGCAGATGAACGGGAAAGGTGCTAAGATCTGGGAAGATATGACCGGCGCAGCATTCTCAAATGGAACTCAGATTGCCATAGTACTTGATGACATTGTATATTCGGCTCCTGGAGTTAGCAGCGGGCCAATTGCCGGTGGACGAAGCTCCATTACTGGAGATTTCAGTATTAATGAAGGTCAGGATCTTGCGAACGTACTTCGTGCGGGTAAACTACCTGCCTCTGCCGACATCATTCAGGCAGAATATGTTGGGCCAACATTGGGTCAGGAAGCCATAGACAGTGGTGTACTTTCTTTCCTACTAGCTTTAGGATTCGTACTGCTGTGGATGATTTTCTATTACGGAAAGGCCGGTATTTTTGCCGACATCGCACTTGTAGTGAATATTCTTTTCATCTTTGGGGTTCTTGCAGGGATTGGAGCTGTACTCACATTACCCGGGATCGCTGGTATAGTATTGACCATCGGTATTTCGGTGGATGCAAACGTACTTATCTTTGAGCGGATTAGAGAGGAACTGGCAAAAGGAAAGGCGCAGAAAGATGCGATAAAGGATGGTTTCAACAATGCCTTGTCTTCCATCCTTGATGCGAATATAACAACAGGACTTACCGGCTTGATACTACTCGTATTCGGGACAGGTCCTATTCAGGGATTTGCCACTACCTTACTTATTGGTATTTTAACGTCTCTGTTCACCGCGATCTTCATCACAAGATTGTTTATAGATAGTTATACTAAAAACGGGAAACCGTTACCATGTTCTACTTCATTTACGAAGAACTTGTTCAGAAATGTGAATATTAGTTTCCTTCAGAAGCGAAAGATCGCCTATGTGATTTCGGGACTATTAATTCTTACCAGTTTAGGTTCATTATTTACAGTTGGACTTAACCAGGGGGTGGATTTCGTAGGAGGAAGAACCTATACGGTTCGATTCGATAAAGATGTCAATGCCACTGAGATCGAAAACGACATGGTAGCAACCTTTGGAAGTGCAGAAGCAAAGACTTACGGGGGTGATAACCAATTAAAGATCACCACAAAATATAAGGTAGATGATACAGGGGAAGAAGTAGACACCGAGATAGAGAGAATGCTATTTGAGGGACTACAGCCTAATTTACCTGCCGGAATGACCTACGATCAGTTTATTAGTGACGATGAAGGTAAGGAGGTAGGACGAATGCAGTACTATAAAGTAAGTCCAACCATTGCAGATGATATAAAGAAATCGTCGTTCTGGGCTGTGTTAGGTTCGCTGGCAGTAGTGTTCCTGTACATATTGTTACGATTTAGAAGATGGCAGTTCAGTTTAGGTGCTGTAGCTGCGGTATTCCATGATGTGCTTATCGTACTAGGGATCTTCTCTCTAACCTATAAGATCATGCCATTTAATATGGAGATCGACCAATCGTTCATCGCGGCAATTCTAACAGTTATTGGTTACTCGTTAAATGACACGGTGGTTGTATTCGACCGTATTCGTGAATTCTTTAATGAGCACGGTAGCTGGAAAATGAATAAGATAATCAACAGTGCGCTTAACAGTACGTTAAGTCGAACGTTAAATACCTCCATGACAACACTCATAGTGTTATTAACCATCTTCTTACTGGGAGCCGAATCTATCCGTGGATTGATCTTCGCGCTTATAGTTGGGGTGGTAGTTGGTACTTACTCATCTCTGTTCATTGCAACACCGGTATTTTTCGATACGGTTAAAAAACGAGGGATCGACCTTAGTGATAAGAAAGACGAAGAAGAGGAAAACGAAAAGAAATAA